The Onychostoma macrolepis isolate SWU-2019 chromosome 20, ASM1243209v1, whole genome shotgun sequence nucleotide sequence GCATCTTGAGTaacattgtgtgttttgaaaacattatCGATTAACATAAAGCATTGTACAATTGTTTACTTACCGTTTGAGATGCAGCTGCTGTCAGATCCGATACAGATGGCTTCCTCATCTTTGTGAACTCTCCTTTACACTACGCCTCATTTACAAAACAATCTGCAGTTAAATGCTCCAAACAAACATATCTTCTGACACCAGGGGacaccattaaaaataaactatccaCTTGCTCCTGACGCTGAGGTCCTTGTGAAGTCTGTACAGAGACACAAACAAGCTGTTTAAACAGGACTAGTTAAAACAAACATACTTTCATTCCTCCATTGAGCACTCAAGTGCGTGGAATACCTCAGAAACTTACTCTATCCAGTGTACACACCATCCATAATTATTGCGGGCTGTATTTGTGTAGGTATAGTGTTAAGTGTAGGTATAGCCGTTAAGTCTGACGTCATACGTCACTGCTTCCAGGTCCAAATGCTCTATCAGACGCCACAAGAAAACAACAAATGGTACTAATATTATTGATGTAATGATTCATCGATACATAAATCAAATGTCTAATGATACAATGTATCGATGCCATATGTAAAATACGGATACCGTAGTATAAATAGGCACTGTCCACATTTTCATGCAATGTCCGTCTATACACTGTCCTGACATTTTATCCTACCCGTCAGATTGTCCTACCAGGGCTTACTGCGCATGTCAATACTACATCACAtcaatattacataattttttcTCACCCTGAACAATGATAATTACTGCATTTTCATTAgtgtaaagggtaggtttagggtaggtgtagacattaataaaacacaatctaatatgCAGAAAGATTagtttattgttggtttcctgctgtagctgtatcccttctagtcACAACCCTGAACAACACATAAGAATTACTGTATTTACATTACTGTAAGGTTACgtttagggtaggggtaggTGTATACGTGAATAAACCACAATTTGACAGTTAGCATTTTTCGTTGACGAATTTTACTACATGACATGCTATGCAATTCGTGCTCATAATCGCAAATGAATCGCCTGTGACAATGAACGCGacattgcgtagcttgtcagtaaactatggctctgtgtattaaatgccgctccatctgaaagcaggtgatggagatttacgactaatcacggaaccggctttactgatgagatgcgcatgaaaatcgcatgcaatatatcgtgcagccctaattctaatggattcacaagtttcaaaatcaattctaaagcagcggttcctAATCATGTTCCTATCATgttaacagaagcagtagcatttacaaataacagcgtatctaaaagtatgagacaacaacaaacataaCATTAAGAGccatgcttgcacaggttctgcatgatcttcttcactaatatcctctgcgtctcaatcgggctcaaactgataagcaatatagacaacgccattgtttacaatacaaccggagcacatgccgctgaggtgAGGGGGCGGGACGTTTAGATGTGCACTAGaggcagtttagccaatcacgaCACACTGgtccagctaaccaatctgagcccatcatgtatttctgagggaggggcttcataaaaccaggaaatcaTCGGAgcgtttatcagagaagggaccgagcggtgtagaataaaggtaaattatgtgaaaaataatgcgttttctaaaaaacaaagcatgaacatgttagactgcatcccataaacacaatcaagcctaggaaaaaaaaaaaaaagtcaatcaCCCCTTTAACGTAAACTGCTGAGAAAGAGAATGCATGTGTAACCGGTGTTATCTGCGTTGTTTTTTCTCAGAGTAACCtatggtggccgagagagctcaacgttgtgagcatttgcagcacctgctgtcaaactgatgaagatgttttcttgatttgatggtgctttttctatttgcatgtgttttctgaatttGCAGCGTGTTGAGCTCTTTACGACTGAGAGATTTACGACTGAGCCACAGAAGTGGTAATGTTGGACCCAAACGAAACACTCAAGGCAGTATCCCAGGCAATgtagatttataaaaaaaataaaaaataaaaatagtcttTGCAAGAATAATCCAACAAAAATTCTTCTCAACTGAGGAATTAACAACAGTAACAAATActtgataaaataaaaactccacgaggggaaaaaacaaaaccagaGAACCAATACAACCAAGGAAAGGAACTCAGGAAACCTTACTTGGGGTACCCCGGGAGAACTTGGCGAGACACAGCAGGGAACACAGGGCAAAGACTCAAAAACCTAGTGAGGAGCAAGGGAAAAAATGCACAACTTCAATACACTGGGTGAAATGAGGCACAGGTGACCTGGATAACACTAGCAAGGACACACAAGGAAGAGCTAAGGCTAAGGGGAACACAGAGGGCCTCTAGAGGCACAGAGACAAACTACAGAAGGTATGGGATGCTGACAGCTTTCGTTTCATATTATCACGAATCTGGTCTACGAACTTCCGTtaaccctccaccagaggtcactcgctcaccacatggactcttacACTGGACTGATCGTTACACTTACActtcccacaatccattgcactcATTACACTCagctgcagccaatcacatgcttACACCCGagtctgatcacacagctgattcctaTTTCACCCcttacataaaccatggacttcctcttgccctctgccgagtattgtatgcatttatcgctgccctagctttagctactctacagagcccctgttagttttcctagtcttgccttgccttgcctgtttcggactgtgttttcccctgcctggactattgctttcGTTTTGgatttacctctcttgtctagcccctttggatactgttcgctgttgACCTACCCAGGCCGGTTTTGGATGATTCTTTGCCTTGCCTatgatatacctgtttgccactgtttgacccttgCTTGTTTTCTGACCACACCTTTGTATTAAAGctcgcacatggatccgcatgtctctcaTCTCTCATTGGCTTCGTTACACATATCTCCTTTAGTGATTCACATTCAATTCTGCACAAAAGTTGCGCAATAGCACTGATCatcaaatgatgttttattaacaaagttcgggaggagcacgtcagatacttagcctaattagACACATGTGGTACGCCATCAGGCTAATCAAAACAAGGGTATAAATACAGCCGACCTACCTCCTTTCATTGACGGCTAATCAGCATCTGGTTCACCCGTCTGTTGTGTTCACAATGTCTCACAGTGGATATTCCTCGTCAGGAGATAACTCCATCTCTCCCCCGGCCGCATCGCCACAGCCAACCGGCTCCAGGACCACTACTTCCCTGCCAAGCAATGCAATCGAGCCCCAGGCTCCTTCTCGCGGGCGGCCTTCGACTCGTTCAGCCACTCGCCTTCCAAAACGCCCAGGCACACACTCGCCTTCTCCGGCGAGAACCCCAGCCGATTCCCCGGCGTCTTCCTATCGGTCTACTAGGCCAGCATTTCCACCTATAGAAAAATTGACAGTGGCAAGTCTGAGGCAGGCACTGACCAACTCCGACATCCAGGCCCCACGCAAGTTCACCAAAGCggaattatatgatttatacaAGAACCTCAAACCAAGTAATCTCTCTCCTAAAACCACCCCAACCCAAAAGGCTGTTAAACATCGCAGTAAACTTACGGTCACGCCTCGCGGACTCCCCACCTTCTTCCAGCTCCAAGATTAGCTCCCGAAGAACATCAAACAACGGCACTAGGCCATCAGCAAGCCAGGCCGTGCCCGGATTCGGTTGATGCAAGGCCCGGCGAGGTTCGGCGGCGGCCCAGCTTTCGTCGCGGCTCCCTCCTCAGCGATACCGAGGCCCACCACTCAAGCGGGCGTCTGGCCGCCTCCGCCACCAGTCTCGGCCCCGATGCCCACCTCTCTCAGCGCAGAGCCCTCAGTCCAAGCAAGCGCTTGGCCGCAATGGCCGGCTTACACAGCCCCGCCACCGGCCTCTCTCAGCTCAGGGCCTGCAGCCCAAGCATGCGCTTGGCCGCACGGGCAGCCGCATCCCGCACTGCAGCCCGCCCCCTTCGGCCAAGCAAGCGTCGGGCCGCTATGGCCTCTCCACTCAGTCCCACAGCCCACTCCCTCTAGCTCTGGGTTTACAGCCCAGGCAAACGCTTGGCCGCACGAGCTGCCAAACACAGCTCCGCCTCCAGCCCCCTTCAATACTCTCCTCCAAGCAAAACCATCTTACTCGCTCTTCACCGCTACACCCATGCCTGTCCCTGCAAACGCCATCGCTACGGAACCCCCGCAAGTAGCTCACAATATTCGAGCGCAGATTTTAGCAGGTGCAGACGTCGATCTCTCCTTACTCCTTTCCCTGCTGCCTACTTCCGATTCCAATCGACAGATAGATTGCGGGGACTTTTCAGTCACGTTAAAAAAAACCCAATCCCCTCTCATCACGTATACTCTCATTCCCCGAATTTTCCATCGCTTTCAGTCGTTTCACGGAGATCATATGCTCAGTCTTCCCTCACAGGCGACGCGAGCTCAACGACTACCTGGCCATCATAGCCGAGCTCGCGTTGTCCTACGGAGGAGGGCATTTTTTCACTTATCACAAACTGTTTTCTGCAAAATGCGCCGTCCGAGTCGCGCAGTGGAATCAATGCCCCTACTGGGGTGCTCTCGACTTAGATCTCCACAACAGGGTGTTCCTAGGATGCAGGAACATTTCGTGCGCCGTGTGCAGGTCGGTCGCCCACTCCACCTCGAATTGCCCACGGATCAATCCGTCAGCTACTCCATGCCCGGAACCCACCTCCGCGAAATCCACCAGCTACGTCCCAAGACCAGCAACGGCTTTATACCCAGACCAGGAACCACCAGCTCCTCATGCTGCGGACAACAGACAGCCATGCTTTGCTTTCAATAATAGGAAATGCATCAGACACCGATGTCGTTTCCTCCACATGTGTAGTTTCTGCGGCGGAGCTCACGCTCGTGTTGTATGCCCGGTATCTAAAGCTGtgaataaaaaatcaaaaaattatTCATCGACTCCCGTGAACATTTCTCGTCTAGCCATCGAACTCGCCAGCCATCCAGATAAAGAGTTCTGTAAATATCTCCTGTCGGGCCTCAGTCACGGTTTCAATCCCGGCGTCGTATGCGCGCTTTCCCAAAATTTGATTTGCAACAATCTCCAATCCGCCCATGCCGAGCCTGACATCGTAGATAACCTTATCGGGGAAGAAGTCAAATCAGGCTTCATGATCGGTCCTTTCGTTAAACCCCCCTTCGAAATCTTTCGCATCAGCCCCATTGGCGTAGCGACAAGGAAATTTTCGGGTAAAAAACGATTAATCATCGACCTGTCATCTCCCCATAATTCCTCCATTCCAAGCATTAATAGCCTGATTCCCCTCGAAGAATTTTCGCTCAGGTACCATGACATAGACCAGGCAGTCGAATTGATTAAAATCGCTGGCCGAGGAGCCTGGCTCGCCAAATTAGACATCACTTCTGCATTCAAAGTGATGCCTATCCATCCGGATTCTTGGCATTTATTTGGGATACGATGGTCGGAAAAATTCTATTTCGCCGTCCGCCTGACTTTCGGTTgcaaaagtagcccaaaaatcTTCAACATGCTTTCAGAAGCCGTCTGCTGGATCCTGTCAAACAATTACGCCATTCCCCATCTCATCCATCTCCTAGAcgattttttaatcatttcgCCTCCAGACGCTATCCCAGCCGCCCACATCCTCACAGCCCAAAAGGTTTTTTCTGAGCTTGGGATTCCCATCGCCCAGGAAAAAACCTTGGGTCCAGCTACATCCATCGAATTTCTCGGCATTAACCTGGACTCAGTTAAATTCCAGGACTCTCTGCCCAAGGAGAAAATCGACAGGATAATCCTCGTCTCCTCTACCCTCATCGACAGCTCTCGCTGTTCTAAACGCGAACTCCTGTCACTGCTCGGGCATTTAAATTTCGCCATGCGCATCATTCCCCAAGGCCGTCCCTTCATCTCACATCTCCTCTTACTCGCTTCTTCAGTCCATGCGCTCGAGGACCTCATTTCCTTATCCCAAGAATGCCGCGACGAACTTAGGTTATGCATAATGTTCCTCAAACAATGGAACGGCCTTTCCCTCTTCTATAACAACCTTGTTTCGTCTCCCTTCGACATTAAACTTTTTACAGATGCGGCTCCCTCAATCGGTTTCGGAGGATTTTACCAAGGTCGCTGGTTCGCGTCTCCATGGCCTTCCCAGCTGCAAAGTTCGCTACCGTCCTCAGCTCTTTTCGAGCTTTACCCCCTCGTGATAGCAGCTTTCTTATGGGGAAACGAATGGGCCTCAAAATGCATCTTGGTGCACTGTGACAACGAAGCAGTTGTTCAGTGCATCAATAAAGGCCGTTCCAATTCTCCCGCCCTCACGCCTTTCCTAAGACGATTAATATGGATCTCGGCATGCGACCAGTTTATAATAATCGCCAAACATGTCGCAGgttcagaaaataaaattgctgactctctctctcgctttctGTTTCAGAAATTCAGGATGCTGGCTCCAGAGGCGGACCAATTCCCAACCCCAGTACCTCCATATTCAGAATTGATATTCCCGTAAATCACCCATTAAAACCTCTCCTCGAAGACTCACTCGACACCATCCTCCAGGCTGTCTCTCCCAGAACACTCCAATCATACGTGACAGCATGGAGATGCTTTAAGTCATTCCATCTCTCTTACAACATGCCATTCCCAGACTTTTCTCTACTCTCAATAACCTCATTTATCTCTTATCTCAACAGCATCAAAGGCCTCCAAGCCAGTACCATCAAAAATTACATAAGCGGCATCCAATTTTTTCATAAACTCAT carries:
- the LOC131526627 gene encoding uncharacterized protein LOC131526627 encodes the protein MQGPARFGGGPAFVAAPSSAIPRPTTQAGVWPPPPPVSAPMPTSLSAEPSVQASAWPQWPAYTAPPPASLSSGPAAQACAWPHGQPHPALQPAPFGQASVGPLWPLHSVPQPTPSSSGFTAQANAWPHELPNTAPPPAPFNTLLQAKPSYSLFTATPMPVPANAIATEPPRFTEIICSVFPHRRRELNDYLAIIAELALSYGGGHFFTYHKLFSAKCAVRVAQWNQCPYWGALDLDLHNRVFLGCRNISCAVCRSVAHSTSNCPRINPSATPCPEPTSAKSTSYVPRPATALYPDQEPPAPHAADNRQPCFAFNNRKCIRHRCRFLHMCSFCGGAHARVVCPVSKAVNKKSKNYSSTPVNISRLAIELASHPDKEFCKYLLSGLSHGFNPGVVCALSQNLICNNLQSAHAEPDIVDNLIGEEVKSGFMIGPFVKPPFEIFRISPIGVATRKFSGKKRLIIDLSSPHNSSIPSINSLIPLEEFSLRYHDIDQAVELIKIAGRGAWLAKLDITSAFKVMPIHPDSWHLFGIRWSEKFYFAVRLTFGCKSSPKIFNMLSEAVCWILSNNYAIPHLIHLLDDFLIISPPDAIPAAHILTAQKVFSELGIPIAQEKTLGPATSIEFLGINLDSVKFQDSLPKEKIDRIILVSSTLIDSSRCSKRELLSLLGHLNFAMRIIPQGRPFISHLLLLASSVHALEDLISLSQECRDELRLCIMFLKQWNGLSLFYNNLVSSPFDIKLFTDAAPSIGFGGFYQGRWFASPWPSQLQSSLPSSALFELYPLVIAAFLWGNEWASKCILVHCDNEAVVQCINKGRSNSPALTPFLRRLIWISACDQFIIIAKHVAGSENKIADSLSRFLFQKFRMLAPEADQFPTPVPPYSELIFP